Proteins encoded by one window of Juglans regia cultivar Chandler chromosome 15, Walnut 2.0, whole genome shotgun sequence:
- the LOC108993164 gene encoding pentatricopeptide repeat-containing protein At3g61360, which translates to MLLWMRQRRSNQISHLPHKLTSLLSVAFISSNCSNISTEDKIGINSIVRIINDHPFPDQPLHPTLRQYIPLNVLSNTFVENVLGRLFAAHSNGLKALEFFKFFLHDSQFCPSADAFEKTLHILARMRYFDKAWELMEEIRRRHPSLLTLKSMSIMLSKIAKFQSFEDTLDAFLRMENDIFVGRKFDTDEFNVLLKAFCTQRQMKEARSVFLKMHSRFPPNTKTMNILLLGFKEAGDVTAVELLYHEMVQRGFKPNSITYNIRIDAYCKKGCFGDALRLLEEMEQVNCFPTLETITTLIHGAGIVRNKIKAQQLFEEITLRNLHPDTGAYNALMSSLVRSKDVNSAVALMNEMEEKNFEHDSMTYHIIFLGLMRSKGIEGVCELYHKMVERNFVPQTRTVVMLLKIFCENSRLDLGLNLWNYLIKNGYCPHGHALDLLVTGLCSRGRVHEAFDCSKQVLERGRHISEAVSRMLERSLLETGEMDKLSTLHQMMKKLQDVLPPSKGHAVCISASTDLK; encoded by the coding sequence ATGCTCCTCTGGATGAGACAAAGGAGATCTAACCAAATTTCTCACTTACCTCATAAGCTCACCTCTTTGCTGAGTGTTGCTTTCATATCATCCAATTGCTCAAATATATCCACAGAAGATAAAATTGGAATCAACAGCATAGTCAGAATAATTAACGACCATCCATTTCCTGATCAACCACTTCATCCCACCCTTCGCCAATACATTCCTCTCAATGTCCTTTCCAACACCTTTGTGGAGAATGTTCTGGGTCGTCTATTTGCAGCCCACTCCAATGGTCTTAAAGCACttgaattcttcaaatttttccTCCACGATTCACAGTTCTGCCCAAGTGCAGATGCTTTTGAAAAAACGCTCCACATCCTTGCACGGATGCGATACTTTGATAAAGCTTGGGAACTGATGGAAGAAATCAGGCGGAGACATCCTTCCTTGCTTACCCTCAAGTCAATGAGTATCATGTTGTCAAAAATTGCAAAGTTCCAATCTTTTGAAGATACCCTGGATGCATTTCTGAGAATGGAGAATGATATATTTGTTGGCAGGAAGTTTGATACTGATGAGTTCAATGTACTACTTAAAGCATTTTGCACACAGAGGCAGATGAAGGAGGCACGGTCAGTGTTCCTAAAGATGCATTCTCGATTTCCACCCAATACCAAGACCATGAATATCTTACTCTTGGGGTTCAAGGAAGCGGGTGATGTTACTGCAGTAGAATTACTCTACCATGAAATGGTTCAGAGAGGCTTTAAGCCAAATAGTATAACTTACAATATTAGAATCGATGCTTACTGTAAGAAAGGTTGCTTTGGTGATGCTTTGAGACTCCTTGAAGAAATGGAACAGGTGAATTGCTTTCCTACTCTAGAAACAATTACTACTCTGATTCATGGAGCTGGGATTGTTCGAAATAAAATCAAGGCACAGCAATTATTTGAAGAAATTACTTTGAGGAACTTGCACCCTGATACTGGGGCTTACAATGCTTTGATGAGTTCCCTTGTTAGATCGAAAGATGTGAATTCTGCTGTAGCTTTGATGAATGAGATGGAAGAGAAGAATTTTGAGCATGATAGTATGACCTATCATATCATTTTCTTAGGATTGATGAGGTCAAAAGGCATCGAGGGCGTTTGTGAGCTATACCACAAGATGGTTGAGAGAAATTTTGTGCCCCAAACACGAACAGTGGTTATGTTATTGAAGATTTTCTGTGAGAATAGCCGGCTTGATTTGGGTTTGAATCTGTGGAATTACCTTATAAAAAATGGCTATTGTCCTCATGGCCATGCATTGGATCTTTTGGTGACAGGACTGTGTTCCCGTGGGAGGGTGCACGAAGCATTTGACTGCTCCAAACAAGTGTTGGAGAGAGGGAGGCATATAAGCGAGGCAGTGTCTCGGATGTTGGAAAGATCTCTGCTGGAGACAGGTGAGATGGACAAGTTGAGTACACTCCACcagatgatgaaaaaattacaagatGTTTTGCCCCCATCAAAAGGGCATGCTGTTTGTATTTCTGCCTCAACAGATTTGAAGTAA